From a region of the Coprococcus comes ATCC 27758 genome:
- a CDS encoding peptide chain release factor 3 — MADFTNEIKKRRTFAIISHPDAGKTTLTEKFLLYGGAINQAGSVKGKATAKHAVSDWMEIEKERGISVTSSVLQFQYDGYCINILDTPGHQDFSEDTYRTLMAADSAVMVIDGSKGVEAQTRKLFKVCVMRHIPIFTFINKMDREAMDTFELLDDIEKELGIATCPINWPIGSGKEFRGVFDRNSRELEIFSDTKKGTSIGEVEKVSIDSEEAKSIVSEAQFAQLEEEIELLDGASAEFDQEMVSKGELSPVFFGSALTNFGVETFLQHFLKMTTSPLPRMSDKGLIDPMKEEDFSAFVFKIQANMNKAHRDRIAFMRICSGEFKAGMDVFHIQGGRKVRLSQPQQMMASERHMIDTAYGGDIIGVFDPGIFSIGDTLTNSAEKFAYEGIPTFAPEHFARVRQVDTMKRKQFIKGINEIAQEGAIQIFQEFNTGMEEIIVGVVGVLQFDVLKYRLENEYNVEIRLEPLPYEHIRWIENEEINMDKLVGTSDMKKIKDLKDRPLLLFVNSWSIRMVLERNEGLKLSEFGRS; from the coding sequence ATGGCAGATTTTACGAATGAGATAAAGAAAAGAAGAACATTTGCGATCATTTCCCATCCGGATGCAGGTAAGACTACCCTGACAGAGAAGTTTCTGTTATATGGTGGGGCAATCAATCAGGCAGGTTCTGTAAAAGGAAAGGCAACAGCGAAACATGCGGTTTCAGACTGGATGGAGATTGAAAAAGAAAGAGGTATTTCGGTAACATCTTCTGTCCTGCAGTTTCAGTATGACGGTTATTGCATCAATATTCTGGATACACCGGGACATCAGGATTTCTCGGAAGATACTTATCGTACTCTTATGGCGGCCGATTCGGCGGTTATGGTGATCGATGGATCAAAAGGTGTGGAGGCACAGACAAGAAAGCTGTTCAAAGTCTGCGTCATGCGTCATATTCCGATTTTTACATTTATCAATAAAATGGACCGTGAAGCGATGGATACCTTTGAATTACTGGATGATATTGAAAAGGAACTGGGGATCGCTACCTGTCCGATCAACTGGCCGATCGGTTCCGGAAAAGAATTCCGCGGCGTATTTGACCGGAACAGCAGAGAACTGGAGATTTTCTCAGATACCAAGAAAGGAACCTCGATCGGGGAAGTTGAGAAGGTTTCCATCGACAGTGAGGAAGCAAAGAGCATCGTAAGTGAAGCACAGTTCGCACAGCTGGAAGAAGAGATTGAGCTTCTGGACGGAGCGAGTGCGGAATTTGACCAGGAGATGGTCAGCAAAGGAGAACTCTCTCCGGTATTTTTCGGATCAGCTCTGACCAACTTCGGTGTGGAGACCTTTCTTCAGCATTTCCTTAAAATGACGACTTCGCCGCTTCCGAGAATGTCCGACAAAGGATTGATCGATCCGATGAAAGAAGAAGATTTCTCCGCATTTGTGTTTAAGATTCAGGCAAATATGAATAAGGCACACCGGGACAGAATCGCATTTATGCGTATCTGTTCCGGTGAGTTCAAGGCAGGCATGGATGTCTTCCATATCCAGGGAGGCAGGAAAGTCCGTCTGTCACAGCCACAGCAGATGATGGCGAGTGAACGCCACATGATCGATACCGCTTATGGTGGAGACATCATCGGTGTATTTGATCCTGGTATCTTCTCCATTGGAGATACACTGACCAATTCAGCGGAAAAATTTGCATACGAAGGAATTCCGACTTTCGCACCGGAACATTTTGCCAGAGTACGCCAGGTGGATACGATGAAGAGAAAGCAGTTCATCAAGGGAATCAACGAGATCGCGCAGGAAGGCGCGATCCAGATTTTCCAGGAATTCAACACCGGTATGGAAGAGATCATCGTCGGTGTAGTCGGTGTCCTGCAATTTGATGTATTAAAATACCGTCTGGAAAATGAATATAACGTGGAGATCCGTCTGGAACCACTTCCATACGAACATATCCGCTGGATCGAGAATGAAGAAATCAATATGGACAAGCTGGTCGGCACATCCGATATGAAGAAGATCAAGGACCTGAAAGACAGACCGCTTCTTCTGTTTGTCAACAGCTGGAGCATCCGTATGGTGCTGGAACGAAACGAAGGACTGAAACTTTCCGAATTCGGACGTTCCTAA
- a CDS encoding Asp23/Gls24 family envelope stress response protein, with product MSKEERNTYKIESDENLGEVQIADEVVAIIAGLAAMEVEGVSSMAGNATRELIAKLGMKSLSKGVKVDVLEGIVTVSLALNLKYGSSIKDTTLKVQEKVKAAIENMTGLTVADVNIRVAGVDMPEEE from the coding sequence ATGAGTAAAGAAGAGAGAAATACCTATAAGATAGAATCAGATGAGAACCTCGGAGAAGTACAGATTGCTGATGAAGTAGTTGCAATTATCGCAGGACTTGCAGCAATGGAGGTAGAGGGGGTATCTTCCATGGCAGGAAATGCAACCAGAGAACTGATCGCAAAGCTTGGAATGAAGAGCCTTTCAAAAGGAGTAAAGGTAGACGTGCTGGAAGGTATCGTTACCGTATCCCTTGCCCTGAACCTCAAATATGGTAGCAGTATCAAAGATACTACTTTAAAGGTACAGGAAAAAGTAAAGGCAGCAATCGAGAATATGACAGGTCTTACCGTTGCAGACGTAAACATCCGTGTTGCAGGTGTGGACATGCCGGAAGAAGAATAA
- the nusB gene encoding transcription antitermination factor NusB: MRRSKVREHIFKMLFSIGFDAADADEQIELYLEQVEEASEEERGYMRKKVKDIAAHEEEIDAMINEHTTGWKTGRMNKVDLSVLRLAVYEMKWDDEVPVKVAINEAVELAKNFSGDEGPAFVNGVLGKLA; this comes from the coding sequence ATGCGAAGAAGTAAAGTCAGAGAACATATATTTAAAATGCTCTTCAGCATCGGATTTGATGCGGCTGATGCAGACGAACAGATCGAACTGTATCTGGAACAGGTAGAAGAAGCAAGTGAGGAAGAACGCGGATATATGCGCAAAAAGGTCAAAGATATTGCAGCACATGAAGAAGAAATCGATGCGATGATCAATGAACATACAACCGGTTGGAAAACCGGACGTATGAATAAAGTGGATCTTTCTGTTCTTCGTCTTGCCGTATATGAGATGAAGTGGGATGACGAAGTGCCGGTCAAAGTAGCGATCAATGAAGCAGTTGAGCTGGCAAAGAATTTTTCGGGAGATGAGGGACCGGCATTTGTCAACGGTGTACTCGGAAAGCTTGCATAA
- the xseA gene encoding exodeoxyribonuclease VII large subunit, with amino-acid sequence MRNVYTVKQVNAYIKNMFTQDFMLNRIYIKGEVSNCKYHTSGHLYFSLKDESGTIACVMFAGQRSGLSFRMQEGQQVIVLGSVSVYERDGRYQVYAKEIVLDGAGLLYEKFIKLKKELEEMGMFAPEYKKPIPKYVRTVGVVTAPTGAAVRDIINITRRRNPYVQILLYPALVQGDGASESVVRGIRALEEAKVDVMIVGRGGGSIEDLWAFNEEKVARAVFECSVPVISAVGHETDTTIIDYVADLRAPTPSAAAELAICNYRELLETIRTERERMHRSMRRKLEVASLHTARYAEKFRYLSPSGKLKSMRQQLADYEEQIPKAMHQRLEQEQERTRKVQEMLPLLMERNLRESRQQLAIRIERMKGLSPLAKLNQGFSYVQGSEGTVKKVADVKKGDWLRIYVTDGQIEAQVTDTKKE; translated from the coding sequence ATGCGAAATGTATATACTGTAAAACAGGTCAATGCGTACATTAAGAATATGTTTACGCAAGACTTTATGTTGAATCGAATTTATATCAAAGGAGAAGTGTCAAACTGTAAGTACCATACTTCAGGACATCTGTACTTTTCACTGAAAGATGAGTCCGGAACGATTGCCTGTGTTATGTTTGCCGGGCAGCGCAGCGGGCTTTCTTTTCGTATGCAGGAAGGGCAGCAGGTAATCGTGCTTGGAAGCGTCAGCGTCTATGAAAGAGATGGCAGATATCAGGTTTATGCAAAGGAGATCGTACTGGATGGTGCGGGACTTCTCTATGAAAAATTTATAAAGCTCAAAAAAGAGCTGGAAGAAATGGGAATGTTTGCGCCGGAATATAAAAAGCCGATTCCGAAATATGTGCGGACAGTTGGTGTTGTAACGGCACCAACCGGAGCGGCAGTGCGCGATATTATCAACATTACCAGGCGGAGAAATCCATATGTGCAGATTCTTCTGTATCCGGCACTGGTACAGGGGGATGGTGCGTCTGAAAGTGTGGTACGGGGAATCCGTGCACTGGAGGAAGCAAAGGTTGATGTGATGATCGTTGGCAGAGGCGGGGGGTCTATTGAAGATCTGTGGGCATTTAACGAGGAAAAGGTAGCGCGCGCAGTTTTTGAATGCAGTGTACCGGTTATTTCGGCAGTAGGACATGAGACGGACACGACGATCATAGATTATGTAGCGGATCTTCGTGCGCCGACGCCTTCTGCTGCGGCAGAGCTTGCAATCTGTAATTACCGGGAACTTCTGGAAACGATCCGGACAGAACGGGAAAGGATGCACCGAAGTATGAGGAGAAAGCTGGAGGTCGCATCACTTCATACAGCACGGTATGCAGAAAAATTCCGCTACTTAAGTCCGTCAGGGAAACTTAAGTCCATGCGCCAGCAGCTTGCAGACTATGAGGAGCAGATCCCAAAAGCCATGCATCAGCGGTTGGAACAGGAACAGGAGAGGACCCGGAAAGTGCAGGAGATGCTGCCGCTTCTGATGGAGCGGAATCTGCGGGAAAGCCGTCAGCAGCTTGCAATCCGGATCGAACGGATGAAGGGACTTTCTCCGCTTGCCAAGCTGAACCAGGGCTTTTCCTATGTACAGGGATCGGAAGGGACCGTAAAGAAAGTAGCGGATGTAAAAAAAGGAGACTGGCTTCGGATTTATGTGACAGACGGGCAGATCGAGGCACAGGTAACAGATACCAAGAAGGAGTAG
- the xseB gene encoding exodeoxyribonuclease VII small subunit produces MADKKNEIAEEMPEESLEELFAKLDQVAKELESGDTSLEESFGLYQKGMEMLKLCNEKIDTVEKKVQVLEENGEIHDF; encoded by the coding sequence ATGGCAGATAAGAAAAACGAGATTGCAGAAGAAATGCCGGAAGAATCTTTGGAAGAGCTTTTTGCAAAGCTGGATCAGGTGGCAAAAGAGCTGGAATCGGGAGATACTTCGCTGGAAGAGTCCTTCGGACTGTATCAGAAGGGTATGGAAATGCTGAAGCTTTGTAATGAGAAGATTGATACAGTAGAGAAAAAAGTGCAGGTGCTGGAAGAGAATGGAGAAATACATGACTTTTAA
- a CDS encoding polyprenyl synthetase family protein, whose amino-acid sequence MTFKEEMKERTEVIEKLLVKYLPKAEGYQSQIMEAMEYSVMAGGKRLRPMLMQETYRLFGGEGKEIEPFMAAMEMIHTYSLVHDDLPAMDNDEYRRGRKTTHIVYGEAMGILAGDALLNYAFETAVKAFEIAPEKSLLIGKALKILAEKAGIYGMIGGQVVDVASCGVGLDEGMLNFIYELKTGALIESSMMIGALLAGAEDAELEKVQKIASGVGIAFQIQDDILDVTSTTEELGKPVHSDEKNEKTTYVTLKGLEKATRDVEVISQEALELLSGLDRENTYLTQLIQELIHRKK is encoded by the coding sequence ATGACTTTTAAAGAAGAAATGAAAGAAAGAACAGAAGTGATTGAAAAGCTTCTTGTAAAATATCTGCCGAAAGCAGAAGGTTACCAGAGCCAGATCATGGAGGCGATGGAGTACAGTGTGATGGCAGGCGGAAAGAGACTCCGCCCAATGCTGATGCAGGAGACATACCGCCTTTTCGGAGGAGAAGGAAAAGAAATCGAGCCGTTTATGGCAGCAATGGAGATGATCCATACTTATTCCCTGGTGCACGATGATCTGCCGGCAATGGACAATGACGAGTACCGTAGAGGAAGAAAGACAACGCATATCGTATACGGGGAAGCAATGGGAATTCTTGCCGGGGATGCACTTCTGAACTATGCGTTTGAGACGGCGGTAAAGGCATTTGAAATCGCACCTGAAAAGAGTCTTCTGATTGGAAAAGCTTTAAAAATCCTTGCAGAAAAAGCCGGTATTTACGGGATGATAGGCGGTCAGGTCGTGGATGTGGCTTCCTGCGGTGTGGGACTTGATGAAGGCATGCTGAACTTTATCTATGAACTGAAAACCGGAGCGCTGATCGAAAGTTCGATGATGATCGGGGCACTTCTTGCAGGTGCAGAGGATGCAGAGCTTGAGAAAGTGCAGAAGATCGCATCGGGTGTGGGGATTGCTTTCCAGATCCAGGATGACATCCTGGATGTGACAAGTACTACAGAGGAGCTTGGCAAACCGGTCCACAGCGATGAAAAGAATGAAAAAACAACCTATGTTACATTAAAAGGTCTGGAAAAAGCAACCAGAGATGTGGAAGTTATTTCACAGGAAGCACTGGAGCTGCTTTCCGGGCTGGACAGAGAAAATACGTATCTGACACAGCTGATACAGGAACTGATACACAGGAAAAAATAA
- the dxs gene encoding 1-deoxy-D-xylulose-5-phosphate synthase, which yields MYLEQIHEANDIKKLNERELAGLAEEIRTFLVEKISKTGGHLASNLGVVELTMAMHLSFQLPEDKMIWDVGHQSYTHKILTGRKEGFDGLRKYGGMSGFPKRKESDCDAFDTGHSSTSISAGLGYARGRDILGQDYSVISVIGDGSLTGGMAYEALNNAAEMKTNFIIVLNDNHMSISKNVGGMSSYLGELRTAQAYTDLKDTVENVLGSIPFGGEKMVRHIKRTKSSIKQLLVPGMFFEDMGIKYLGPVDGHDLKALRRAFTEAKRVKGPVLVHVLTKKGKGYLPAEENPSRFHGTGPFDIQTGEPISKSGKDSCTDVFSKVMLDLAKKDDRLVAITAAMEDGTGLAAFHRYYPDRFFDVGIAEGHGVTFAAGLAAAGLHPVFAVYSSFLQRGFDQMIHDVCLQKLPVVFAVDRAGLVGSDGETHQGIFDLSYLSMIPNMTVLSPKNKWELADMVRFAVRLGAPAAVRYPRGSAFDGFREYRAPIEYGKSEPVYEEEDIAIISVGHMFEQAVQVRKRLKEIGYNCTLINARFVKPVDEEMLRKLTVEHRLIVTLEENIRRGGFGEFVTAYLAGLETDAEVLNLALPDDYIEHGSVDLLRSEVMLDIESCVARIITAYIAEESRRD from the coding sequence GTGTATCTGGAGCAGATTCACGAAGCGAATGATATTAAAAAATTAAATGAACGGGAACTGGCAGGGCTTGCAGAAGAAATCCGTACCTTTCTTGTTGAGAAGATCAGCAAGACAGGAGGGCATCTTGCGTCCAATCTGGGTGTGGTAGAGCTTACCATGGCAATGCATCTCAGTTTTCAGCTTCCGGAGGATAAGATGATCTGGGATGTAGGGCATCAGTCTTATACGCATAAGATTCTGACCGGAAGGAAAGAAGGATTTGATGGTTTGAGAAAATACGGCGGTATGAGTGGTTTCCCGAAGAGGAAAGAAAGTGACTGTGATGCCTTTGATACCGGTCATAGCTCCACTTCGATTTCGGCCGGACTTGGATATGCCAGAGGGAGGGATATCCTGGGACAGGATTATTCCGTGATCTCTGTTATCGGTGATGGATCACTGACCGGAGGAATGGCTTATGAAGCACTGAATAATGCTGCGGAGATGAAGACGAATTTCATCATCGTACTCAACGATAACCATATGTCTATTTCCAAAAATGTCGGTGGAATGTCCAGTTATCTCGGGGAGCTGCGCACTGCCCAGGCCTATACCGATCTGAAGGATACCGTGGAAAATGTACTTGGCAGTATTCCGTTTGGCGGTGAAAAGATGGTGCGGCATATTAAGCGCACCAAGAGCAGCATCAAGCAGCTTTTGGTTCCGGGAATGTTCTTTGAAGATATGGGAATCAAGTATTTAGGACCGGTGGACGGGCATGACCTGAAGGCGCTGCGACGTGCGTTTACCGAGGCAAAAAGGGTAAAAGGACCGGTGCTTGTCCATGTACTGACGAAAAAGGGGAAAGGGTATCTCCCGGCAGAAGAAAACCCTTCCCGTTTCCATGGAACAGGTCCGTTTGATATCCAGACAGGAGAGCCGATTTCCAAAAGTGGAAAGGATTCCTGTACAGATGTGTTTTCCAAGGTTATGCTGGATCTGGCAAAAAAAGATGACAGACTGGTAGCAATCACGGCGGCAATGGAAGACGGTACCGGTCTGGCAGCATTTCACAGATACTATCCGGACCGCTTTTTTGATGTGGGGATCGCAGAGGGACATGGCGTGACCTTTGCGGCAGGACTTGCTGCGGCAGGATTGCATCCGGTATTTGCTGTATATTCTTCGTTTTTACAGAGAGGATTTGACCAGATGATCCATGATGTCTGTCTGCAGAAGCTTCCGGTCGTATTTGCCGTGGACAGGGCAGGACTTGTGGGAAGCGACGGGGAGACCCATCAGGGGATCTTTGATCTTTCTTATCTGTCAATGATTCCGAATATGACCGTCCTTTCTCCGAAAAATAAATGGGAACTGGCGGACATGGTGCGGTTTGCGGTGAGACTTGGAGCACCGGCGGCAGTGCGCTATCCAAGAGGCAGCGCATTTGACGGATTCCGTGAATACAGAGCACCGATCGAGTATGGAAAGAGTGAGCCGGTCTATGAAGAAGAGGATATTGCGATCATCAGTGTCGGACATATGTTTGAGCAGGCAGTTCAGGTTCGGAAGCGTTTGAAAGAGATTGGATATAACTGTACCCTGATCAATGCCCGGTTTGTAAAGCCGGTGGATGAGGAGATGCTCCGGAAACTGACGGTGGAACACCGGCTGATCGTGACACTGGAAGAGAATATCCGCAGAGGCGGATTCGGAGAATTTGTGACTGCTTATCTGGCAGGTCTTGAGACAGACGCAGAGGTTCTGAATCTGGCACTGCCGGATGACTATATCGAACACGGAAGTGTAGACCTACTTCGCAGTGAGGTGATGCTGGATATTGAATCCTGCGTGGCCAGGATTATCACTGCATATATAGCAGAAGAGAGCAGGAGGGATTGA
- a CDS encoding TlyA family RNA methyltransferase, translating to MKERLDVLLVKRNLASSREKAKAIIMSGNVFVDGQREDKAGTSFSEEVQIEVRGHALPYVSRGGLKLEKAMKNFDVSMEGKVCTDVGSSTGGFTDCMLQNGAVKVFAIDVGHGQLDWKLRQDERVVCMEKTNIRYVQPEDLGEPIDFSSIDVSFISLTKVLLPIRNYLKENGEIVALIKPQFEAGREKVGKKGVVREKSTHIEVIEKVTDYAVSIGFEVAALEFSPIKGPEGNIEYLVHLKKRPEEEARIVESVDIRGTVDAAFDTLAKKDPAEEKK from the coding sequence ATGAAAGAACGGTTGGATGTATTACTTGTAAAGAGAAATCTGGCATCCTCCAGAGAAAAGGCAAAAGCGATCATCATGTCCGGCAATGTATTCGTGGACGGGCAGAGAGAGGATAAAGCGGGAACTTCCTTTTCGGAAGAGGTTCAGATCGAAGTCCGTGGACATGCACTTCCGTATGTCAGCCGCGGAGGACTTAAGCTGGAAAAGGCGATGAAGAATTTTGATGTATCCATGGAAGGAAAGGTATGTACCGATGTGGGATCTTCGACAGGAGGATTTACAGACTGCATGCTGCAAAATGGAGCAGTCAAGGTGTTTGCCATCGATGTGGGACATGGTCAGCTGGACTGGAAATTACGTCAGGATGAAAGAGTGGTCTGCATGGAAAAGACCAACATCCGTTATGTACAGCCGGAAGATCTGGGAGAACCGATTGATTTTTCATCGATTGATGTTTCTTTTATTTCGCTGACGAAGGTACTTCTCCCAATCCGCAATTACCTGAAAGAGAACGGAGAGATCGTTGCATTGATCAAGCCACAGTTTGAAGCCGGACGTGAGAAGGTTGGGAAAAAAGGTGTGGTAAGGGAAAAGAGTACCCATATCGAGGTCATCGAAAAAGTAACCGATTATGCAGTATCGATCGGTTTTGAAGTAGCAGCACTTGAATTTTCACCGATCAAAGGACCGGAAGGGAATATCGAGTATCTGGTACATCTGAAAAAAAGGCCGGAGGAAGAGGCAAGGATTGTGGAGAGCGTAGACATTCGGGGGACTGTCGATGCTGCTTTTGACACACTTGCGAAAAAGGATCCGGCTGAGGAGAAGAAATAA
- a CDS encoding NAD(+)/NADH kinase produces MEKFYIITNDMKDANRKITVKIKKCIESYGKKCYLEEQPEEGNFSKIKIPKDIDCVLTVGGDGTFIQASRRLFGRELPMLGINMGTLGYLTEVEVQNVEEAVKQLVEGNYTIEERMMLYGSAAYRNVRDVALNDIVMTRSGSMKIVHFNLYVNGEFLNSYDADGLIVSTPTGSTAYNLSAGGPIVEPTASLIVVTPICSHALNSRSIVFADKDEIVIEIGAKRENQIEEAVIAYDGADEVPLHTGDRIRIKKAWETAKIVKLSKVSFLETLREKMKGN; encoded by the coding sequence ATGGAAAAGTTTTACATTATCACGAATGATATGAAGGATGCAAATCGGAAGATCACCGTGAAAATAAAAAAATGCATTGAATCCTACGGGAAGAAATGTTATCTGGAAGAGCAGCCGGAAGAAGGAAATTTTTCAAAGATCAAGATTCCAAAGGATATTGATTGTGTGTTGACGGTAGGCGGAGACGGAACCTTTATCCAGGCATCCAGACGTCTGTTCGGGCGGGAGCTTCCGATGCTTGGAATCAATATGGGCACCCTTGGCTATCTGACCGAGGTAGAGGTGCAGAATGTAGAAGAGGCTGTAAAACAGCTCGTAGAGGGCAATTATACGATTGAAGAGAGGATGATGCTGTATGGATCCGCTGCATACCGCAATGTAAGGGATGTGGCACTCAATGATATTGTCATGACGAGATCCGGCAGCATGAAGATTGTTCATTTTAATCTCTATGTTAACGGAGAGTTTCTGAACTCCTATGATGCGGACGGATTGATCGTGTCCACACCAACGGGTTCTACTGCGTACAATCTGTCTGCAGGAGGACCGATCGTGGAGCCGACAGCGTCATTGATCGTTGTGACACCGATCTGCTCGCATGCACTCAATTCCCGCAGTATTGTTTTCGCGGACAAAGATGAGATCGTGATCGAGATTGGTGCAAAACGGGAAAATCAGATCGAGGAAGCAGTGATTGCATATGATGGTGCGGATGAAGTCCCGCTTCATACCGGTGACCGGATCCGGATCAAAAAGGCGTGGGAGACAGCGAAAATCGTAAAACTCAGCAAAGTGAGCTTTCTGGAAACATTACGTGAAAAGATGAAAGGAAACTAG
- the argR gene encoding arginine repressor, with translation MKVNRHAKIVELINKYQIETQDELAEYLNEAGFKVTQATVSRDIRDLKLTKVPAENGRQKYAVLQSAQNGMTEKYVRILRDGFSSMDMAQNILVLKTVSGMAMAVAAALDAMNWNEIVGCIAGDDTIMCAVRTVDDTILLMEKIKKLLEQ, from the coding sequence ATGAAAGTAAACCGACATGCCAAAATTGTAGAATTGATCAACAAATATCAGATTGAGACACAGGATGAGCTTGCCGAGTATCTGAATGAAGCGGGATTTAAAGTGACGCAGGCAACGGTATCCAGAGACATCCGTGACTTAAAGCTCACCAAGGTTCCGGCAGAAAACGGCAGGCAGAAATATGCGGTACTCCAGAGTGCACAGAACGGAATGACTGAAAAATATGTGCGCATTTTGCGGGATGGATTCAGCTCTATGGATATGGCTCAGAACATTCTGGTACTGAAAACGGTATCCGGTATGGCGATGGCGGTGGCTGCGGCACTGGATGCGATGAACTGGAATGAGATTGTTGGCTGTATTGCCGGGGATGATACGATCATGTGCGCTGTGCGGACCGTAGATGATACGATTCTACTGATGGAAAAGATCAAGAAACTACTGGAACAATAG
- the recN gene encoding DNA repair protein RecN, which yields MLQNLHVKNLALIDEAEVDFSGGLNILTGETGAGKSIILGSVSLALGGRYSADMLRKGADKGLVELTFYVENPETVRKLEEMDLSPDGGQIIITRRFNGNRSVSRINGETVTLGRLKEAAQVLIDIHGQHEHQSLLYKKNHLAILDAFAKEAGEWKKKVADSYREYRRLEKELKEADKDEAERAKEISFLEFEIDEIENAGITAAECQSVEEDYRRMMQGKRIAENLEEAYLYTAGEGGISAAEAIGRAVRAAAVAAEHDDKSGELYEQLVEVENLIGDSGRELRCYLDSLSFEPEQFYETESRLNQINHLKVKYGDSAEAILQHKADDEERLLILKNYDEYLNELKGKLKKSEERLQKECEGLSETRKKEAKLLQAKIAEGLQDLNFLDVCFEIRFSKTSGYTVEGTDEVEFMISMNPGEPTRPLATVASGGELSRIMLAIKAVMADKDEIETLIFDEIDVGISGRTAQKVSEKMCLIGRKHQVICITHLAQIAAMADTHYLIEKRVEDQMTKTKIRQLDGEESVQELGRILGGAKITDAVLENAREMKILASGLKK from the coding sequence ATGTTACAAAATTTGCATGTAAAAAATCTGGCGCTGATCGATGAGGCGGAAGTGGATTTCTCTGGTGGACTCAATATCCTGACCGGGGAAACCGGTGCCGGAAAATCAATTATCCTGGGGAGTGTCAGTCTTGCCCTGGGCGGAAGATATTCAGCAGATATGCTTCGTAAGGGAGCCGATAAGGGACTTGTAGAACTGACCTTTTATGTGGAAAATCCGGAAACGGTACGGAAGCTGGAAGAGATGGATCTTTCGCCGGACGGAGGGCAGATCATTATCACCAGACGGTTTAACGGAAACCGAAGTGTGAGCCGGATCAATGGAGAGACTGTGACACTGGGGCGGCTAAAGGAAGCAGCCCAGGTTCTGATCGATATTCACGGACAGCATGAGCATCAGTCACTGTTATATAAAAAAAATCATCTGGCAATTCTGGATGCATTTGCAAAAGAAGCCGGAGAATGGAAGAAAAAAGTGGCGGATTCATACAGGGAATACCGCCGGCTGGAAAAAGAACTTAAGGAAGCCGATAAAGACGAGGCTGAGAGAGCCAAAGAGATTTCTTTTCTTGAATTTGAGATTGATGAGATTGAAAATGCAGGAATCACTGCGGCAGAATGCCAGTCGGTAGAAGAAGATTACCGGCGGATGATGCAGGGGAAAAGAATCGCAGAGAATCTGGAAGAGGCGTATCTGTATACAGCAGGAGAAGGCGGTATAAGTGCGGCAGAAGCGATCGGACGGGCAGTACGTGCGGCAGCTGTGGCGGCAGAACATGATGACAAATCGGGAGAACTGTATGAACAGCTGGTCGAAGTGGAGAATCTGATCGGGGATTCCGGGCGCGAGCTTCGCTGTTATCTGGACAGTCTTTCCTTTGAACCGGAACAGTTCTATGAGACGGAGAGCCGGCTGAACCAGATCAATCATCTGAAGGTCAAATACGGAGATTCGGCAGAGGCAATCCTGCAGCATAAGGCGGATGACGAGGAGCGCCTCCTGATTTTAAAAAATTATGATGAATATTTAAATGAATTAAAGGGAAAACTGAAAAAATCAGAGGAACGTCTGCAAAAAGAATGCGAGGGTCTGTCGGAGACCCGTAAAAAAGAGGCAAAGCTTTTGCAGGCAAAGATCGCAGAAGGACTTCAGGATCTGAATTTCCTGGATGTCTGCTTTGAAATTCGGTTTTCAAAAACCTCCGGGTACACAGTAGAAGGAACGGATGAGGTGGAATTTATGATCTCCATGAATCCGGGTGAACCGACAAGACCGCTTGCAACTGTGGCATCCGGCGGTGAACTTTCCCGCATCATGCTTGCGATCAAGGCAGTCATGGCGGATAAAGATGAGATCGAGACACTGATCTTTGATGAAATCGATGTGGGGATCAGCGGTCGTACCGCACAGAAGGTTTCCGAGAAGATGTGCCTGATCGGCAGGAAACATCAGGTGATCTGCATTACGCATCTGGCACAGATTGCTGCAATGGCAGATACTCATTACCTGATTGAAAAACGGGTGGAAGATCAGATGACAAAGACCAAGATCCGGCAGCTTGACGGGGAAGAATCTGTGCAGGAGCTGGGAAGGATCCTTGGAGGCGCAAAGATTACGGATGCGGTGCTGGAAAACGCTCGGGAGATGAAAATTCTGGCATCGGGTTTGAAAAAATAA